One window of the Carnobacterium maltaromaticum DSM 20342 genome contains the following:
- a CDS encoding ABC transporter ATP-binding protein, with the protein MKKFKLHTLLSVFFTAIMVLSQLWQPKLLQQVLEAIMKDDMDNINSIGVMLISVAGIGLVAGILNTITSAKVAQEVGANLREESFRKIQTFSFSNIERFSTGNLVVRLTNDVTQVQNLVMLALQSLVRIPLLFIGSFILALYTLPKLWWIIIVLVILVFLIVMFSFGSMGKHFGKIQGYLDKVNGIAKENLGGMRVVKSFVQEDNELKRFTTVSDLLTKHTIIVGTIFSVMIPAFMLVSNLTIVAAIYLVGDMVKDDPAVIGAIASFMSYLMQIMMAIIIGGMLMMMASRAFISLKRISEILDTEPDITYENTSSDEVLAGSVEFKHVSFQYDGDDQPTLKDISFKAEPGELVGIVGATGSGKSTLAQLIPRLYDPTEGEILIGNESLKKVSKKSLRKTVALVSQRAILFSGTIAENLRQGKKDATLPEMEKASAIAQAKEFIEKQAERYDSMVEERGLNYSGGQKQRLSITRGIIGDPKVLILDDSTSALDARSEKLVKEALERDLKNTTTFIIAQKISSVIHADKILVLDEGKLVDVGSHKELVQESAVYREIYETQKGKEVAE; encoded by the coding sequence ATGAAGAAGTTTAAATTACACACCTTACTATCTGTGTTTTTCACGGCTATTATGGTCCTTTCACAGCTATGGCAACCCAAATTATTACAACAAGTACTAGAAGCAATCATGAAAGATGACATGGACAATATCAATTCGATAGGTGTCATGTTAATTAGTGTGGCAGGAATTGGCTTAGTTGCTGGAATCTTAAACACAATTACATCTGCAAAAGTTGCACAAGAAGTTGGAGCGAATTTACGAGAAGAAAGCTTCCGTAAAATCCAAACTTTTTCTTTCAGTAATATTGAACGTTTTTCAACTGGGAATTTAGTTGTACGTTTAACCAATGATGTGACTCAAGTTCAAAACTTAGTGATGTTAGCTTTACAATCATTAGTCCGCATCCCGCTATTATTTATTGGAAGTTTTATTTTAGCGTTATACACGCTACCGAAATTATGGTGGATCATTATTGTATTAGTTATTTTAGTATTTTTAATTGTGATGTTTTCATTTGGTAGCATGGGCAAACATTTTGGTAAAATCCAAGGATATTTAGATAAGGTAAATGGAATTGCGAAAGAAAACTTAGGTGGTATGCGTGTTGTAAAATCTTTCGTGCAAGAAGATAACGAATTGAAGCGTTTTACGACGGTCAGTGACCTTTTAACCAAACATACTATTATTGTAGGAACTATTTTTTCAGTGATGATTCCGGCCTTTATGTTAGTATCAAATTTAACCATTGTGGCAGCTATTTATTTAGTTGGAGACATGGTAAAAGATGATCCAGCTGTTATTGGAGCAATTGCTTCATTTATGAGTTATTTAATGCAGATTATGATGGCAATTATTATTGGCGGTATGTTAATGATGATGGCATCTCGTGCTTTTATTTCATTAAAACGAATCAGTGAAATTTTAGATACAGAACCAGATATTACATATGAGAATACCTCAAGTGATGAAGTTTTAGCTGGAAGTGTTGAGTTTAAACATGTTAGTTTTCAATATGATGGAGACGATCAACCAACCTTAAAGGATATTTCCTTCAAAGCAGAACCAGGTGAACTGGTTGGGATTGTTGGTGCAACAGGTTCTGGTAAATCAACTTTAGCCCAATTAATTCCACGTTTGTATGATCCAACTGAAGGTGAAATTTTAATTGGAAATGAATCCTTGAAAAAAGTTAGTAAAAAAAGCTTACGCAAGACAGTAGCTTTAGTTTCGCAGCGAGCGATTTTATTCTCGGGAACAATTGCCGAAAATTTACGCCAAGGAAAGAAAGATGCAACTTTACCAGAGATGGAAAAAGCGTCAGCAATTGCTCAAGCAAAAGAATTTATTGAAAAACAGGCAGAACGTTATGATTCAATGGTTGAAGAACGTGGATTAAACTATTCTGGTGGTCAAAAGCAACGCCTATCTATTACACGAGGCATTATTGGAGATCCAAAAGTTTTAATTTTAGATGATAGTACTAGTGCACTTGATGCACGTTCTGAAAAGTTAGTTAAAGAAGCTTTAGAACGTGATTTAAAAAATACAACGACTTTTATTATTGCCCAAAAAATCTCATCAGTCATCCATGCTGATAAAATTTTAGTTTTAGATGAAGGAAAGTTAGTTGATGTTGGAAGTCATAAAGAATTAGTTCAAGAGAGTGCGGTTTACCGTGAAATTTATGAAACTCAAAAAGGAAAAGAGGTGGCTGAATAA
- a CDS encoding LysR family transcriptional regulator: METNDMKIFIEVAHSSSVSKTATKLGYVQSNISKRIEKIETELNCKLFLRTNKGMKLLPEGELFLTYCNEILAIMTRVNASFSMNSKILKIGATQNISHHYLSSALFSETISVYTKPIPDLISFLKQSVIDLLIINREIDDDSLKENFSFNEEICWVQSKESEFKIENHPIVINRDSECPYRKATLAYIKANQMESTRLIQVDTLDVLISMLEKENVSSILPKKILKNNDKLKKVNTTTELSPIKILGYTLVTTNQVINLDQILTIE, translated from the coding sequence ATGGAAACAAACGATATGAAAATTTTTATAGAAGTAGCACACTCATCTTCTGTTTCTAAAACAGCAACTAAATTGGGCTATGTCCAATCAAATATTAGCAAACGAATTGAAAAAATAGAAACTGAGCTAAATTGCAAATTATTTCTTAGAACAAATAAAGGCATGAAATTGTTACCTGAAGGTGAATTATTTCTGACTTACTGTAATGAAATCCTAGCAATTATGACTAGAGTTAATGCTAGTTTCTCTATGAATAGTAAAATACTTAAGATTGGCGCTACTCAAAATATCTCCCATCATTATTTATCTTCAGCCCTTTTTTCAGAAACTATTTCCGTTTATACAAAACCAATTCCTGATTTAATTTCTTTTCTAAAACAGTCTGTTATTGACTTACTCATTATTAATAGAGAAATAGATGATGATTCATTGAAAGAAAATTTTTCTTTTAATGAAGAAATTTGCTGGGTACAATCAAAAGAAAGTGAATTTAAAATTGAGAATCACCCTATTGTAATCAATAGAGATAGCGAATGCCCTTATAGAAAAGCTACCTTAGCTTATATTAAGGCAAACCAGATGGAATCAACTAGACTAATTCAAGTTGATACGCTAGATGTCCTCATATCTATGCTTGAAAAAGAAAACGTCAGTTCAATTTTACCGAAAAAAATACTGAAAAATAATGACAAATTAAAAAAAGTAAACACCACCACTGAATTGAGTCCAATAAAAATACTAGGGTATACTTTAGTCACAACGAATCAGGTTATTAACCTAGATCAAATCTTAACGATAGAGTAA
- a CDS encoding DUF4865 family protein, whose amino-acid sequence MIGMQYKIMLPNDYDMEIIKNRVKTNGSKTDGFEGLLFKAYLVVNSPTKKQYAPLYIWKNSEGMNRFIFDGFYKNILNSFGWQTINIGVSSYIDLSDQFDKSQFVLEIEHEIKETQNIATPELTFSDEPSLGKVIIYNPDKWKYTEFYFYEENPVEKSERGSIYEIAHLSL is encoded by the coding sequence ATGATTGGCATGCAATATAAAATTATGTTACCCAATGATTATGATATGGAAATTATTAAAAACCGAGTGAAAACAAACGGTAGCAAAACAGATGGATTTGAGGGTTTATTATTTAAAGCATATTTAGTTGTTAATTCTCCAACTAAAAAACAATATGCGCCTTTATATATATGGAAAAATTCTGAAGGAATGAATCGTTTTATTTTTGATGGGTTTTATAAAAATATTTTAAATTCATTTGGTTGGCAAACGATTAATATAGGGGTTTCTTCTTATATCGATTTATCAGATCAATTCGATAAATCTCAATTTGTTTTAGAAATTGAGCATGAAATTAAGGAGACACAGAATATAGCAACACCCGAATTAACTTTTTCTGATGAGCCAAGTTTAGGAAAAGTAATAATCTATAATCCTGATAAATGGAAATATACAGAATTTTATTTTTATGAAGAAAATCCCGTAGAAAAAAGCGAAAGAGGTTCTATTTATGAAATAGCCCATCTATCATTGTAA
- a CDS encoding glycerophosphoryl diester phosphodiesterase membrane domain-containing protein — protein sequence MKPLKIIKTSLKTIWYHPTEYIKSILFLQGIRLIVALPLITFLFYRILAASSLNGITETTIYTIFKHPWALFFLLLLALVSLFFIYYELGYYFLLAHFQQTKENYRFRDIIKKLNQKAKYFISFQLLFFFFYFILILPIASIGLNAALTENLRIPNFITDELAKSTSGMLLYLGVLVVLFYLSMRLIYTVPFFVIETNLTIWQAIKKSWNYSRLKLFKALFTLGLLILIHSLIVAFVLFISFLPLIVIEKILNGAAPVIAGITLTFIQWFLFIFYGLLQALLADALTHLAYPIAESSHFEINREQNPAFLFKPKRFMYWGVFAAFLGMSIVNTFSVSKVIYQPTTAIIAHRGYTAEGVENTISSLDAAARIGADYVEMDIQETKDHQFVVFHDSTLSRLSNRSERISDLTLAELQKIDVSSGGFTDKIPSFEDYIAAAKKDNIKLLVEIKLHGRESKDMEKNLVALLQKEKVTETYLVQSLDEATIKKVKKLDPVIKTGYLVALNIGNLPQISADFLVLEEFSFNTRLLEQARQQDKMVFVWTVNDEDLMRRYLALDVDGLITNYPSDAIGIRDSFDENKTFVERIEDLLN from the coding sequence ATGAAACCACTAAAAATTATCAAAACAAGTCTAAAAACGATTTGGTATCATCCAACTGAATACATTAAAAGTATTCTTTTTTTACAAGGCATTCGCTTAATCGTAGCCTTGCCTTTAATTACTTTTTTATTTTATCGCATTTTAGCTGCTTCTAGTCTAAATGGTATTACAGAAACAACTATTTATACTATTTTTAAGCACCCCTGGGCATTATTTTTTCTTTTGTTATTAGCTCTCGTCTCACTATTTTTTATTTATTATGAATTAGGCTACTATTTTCTCTTAGCTCATTTTCAGCAAACAAAGGAAAATTATCGCTTTAGAGACATTATCAAAAAATTAAATCAAAAGGCTAAATACTTTATCAGTTTTCAACTACTGTTTTTCTTTTTTTATTTTATTTTAATTTTACCAATAGCTTCTATTGGTTTAAACGCTGCCTTGACAGAGAATTTAAGAATTCCTAATTTTATTACAGATGAATTAGCTAAATCGACAAGTGGGATGCTTTTATATCTAGGCGTTTTAGTCGTATTATTTTACTTAAGCATGCGCTTAATTTATACGGTTCCTTTTTTTGTGATTGAAACCAACTTAACTATTTGGCAAGCAATAAAAAAAAGCTGGAACTATTCACGTTTGAAACTGTTTAAAGCTTTATTCACTCTGGGACTACTTATTTTGATTCATAGTTTAATAGTTGCTTTCGTTCTCTTTATTTCATTTTTACCATTAATAGTGATTGAAAAAATCCTAAATGGAGCTGCACCCGTAATTGCAGGAATTACTTTAACCTTTATCCAGTGGTTTCTTTTTATATTTTATGGTTTACTTCAAGCCCTGTTAGCAGATGCCTTAACCCATCTCGCTTATCCAATTGCTGAATCTTCTCATTTTGAAATCAACAGAGAACAAAACCCAGCCTTTTTATTTAAACCTAAACGTTTTATGTACTGGGGTGTTTTTGCTGCTTTTTTAGGTATGAGCATTGTGAATACTTTCTCTGTCTCTAAAGTAATCTATCAACCAACTACTGCTATTATTGCTCATAGAGGATATACAGCTGAAGGAGTTGAAAATACAATCAGTTCATTAGATGCGGCGGCTCGTATTGGAGCAGATTATGTAGAAATGGATATTCAAGAAACAAAAGACCATCAGTTTGTTGTTTTTCACGATAGTACACTAAGCCGACTTTCTAATCGTTCCGAACGAATTAGCGACCTAACTTTAGCAGAATTACAAAAAATTGATGTTTCTAGTGGTGGCTTTACTGATAAAATTCCATCCTTTGAAGACTATATTGCCGCCGCTAAAAAAGATAATATCAAATTGCTCGTTGAAATCAAACTACACGGTCGTGAGTCAAAAGATATGGAGAAAAATTTAGTAGCACTCTTACAGAAAGAAAAAGTTACCGAAACTTATTTGGTTCAATCCTTAGATGAAGCCACAATTAAAAAAGTAAAAAAATTGGACCCTGTTATAAAAACAGGCTATCTTGTAGCTTTAAATATTGGAAATCTTCCTCAAATTTCGGCTGATTTTCTGGTCTTAGAAGAATTTTCTTTTAATACCCGCTTGTTAGAACAAGCTCGTCAACAAGATAAAATGGTTTTTGTTTGGACTGTTAACGATGAAGACTTAATGCGTCGTTATCTAGCCTTAGATGTGGATGGATTAATTACCAACTATCCTAGTGATGCAATCGGGATTCGAGATTCTTTTGATGAAAATAAAACCTTTGTCGAACGTATCGAAGACTTACTCAACTAA
- a CDS encoding glycoside hydrolase family 73 protein: MLLFPTTSSATSDESPVAQNTEIGPGYYSKSFSNRTIRATPDIFLNQIKQGAIDGWKNYQILPSITAAQAILESGWGNSSLSQSANNLFGIKGRYNGQYILLPTQEYINGQWIVVNAEFRKYPNWSASVEDHGKFFHDNSRYSNLIGIKDYKQVANLLKQDGYATDPEYPAKLISLIESNNLASWDSEAFKQSDYPHVAIDESIAVVNYIPGYGVFGFRSNGETILDSNLNLKHGTQWKTYGSKMINGEEMFSIGTDYYLPRRYTNLDASIITINYSPGYGVKSYRKDGSWTGNYLTTGTSFQTFGFEIINDKIMYLVGSNEYVPKQYTQFGNGK; this comes from the coding sequence ATGTTATTATTTCCAACTACCTCTTCTGCTACTTCTGACGAATCTCCGGTGGCTCAAAATACAGAGATTGGCCCTGGATACTATTCTAAATCTTTCTCTAATAGAACGATTCGAGCGACTCCTGATATCTTTTTAAATCAAATAAAACAAGGAGCTATTGATGGGTGGAAGAATTATCAAATTTTACCTTCAATAACCGCAGCACAAGCAATATTAGAGAGTGGTTGGGGAAACTCCTCATTATCTCAATCTGCAAATAATTTATTCGGAATAAAAGGTAGATACAATGGACAATATATTCTTCTCCCTACACAAGAATATATAAATGGTCAATGGATTGTAGTAAATGCAGAATTCAGAAAATATCCAAATTGGTCTGCAAGCGTCGAAGATCATGGGAAATTTTTTCATGATAATTCTAGATATTCGAACTTAATTGGTATAAAAGACTATAAACAAGTTGCTAATTTATTGAAGCAGGATGGATATGCTACAGATCCTGAATACCCAGCTAAATTAATATCATTGATTGAATCAAATAACTTAGCTAGTTGGGATTCTGAGGCATTCAAGCAATCTGACTATCCTCACGTTGCCATTGATGAATCTATCGCAGTCGTTAATTATATACCTGGCTATGGTGTCTTTGGATTTCGAAGCAATGGAGAAACTATTCTAGACTCAAATTTAAACTTAAAACATGGAACTCAATGGAAAACGTATGGATCAAAAATGATTAATGGCGAAGAAATGTTTTCAATTGGTACAGATTATTATTTACCAAGAAGATATACTAACCTAGATGCTTCTATTATTACGATCAACTATAGTCCCGGATATGGGGTCAAGTCCTATCGAAAAGATGGCTCTTGGACTGGTAACTATTTAACAACTGGAACTAGCTTTCAAACTTTTGGTTTTGAAATAATTAATGATAAAATCATGTATCTTGTTGGATCAAATGAGTATGTACCAAAGCAATATACACAATTTGGCAATGGAAAATAA
- a CDS encoding C40 family peptidase, with protein MKRIGKLTIFSLVIISSFFFYTNEVKATGNRDDIVRTAKNYLGVPYVTGGTTPSGFDCSGLVQYVFKLNGYNLPRVTTQQENAGIIIPVSEAKPGDLYFFGNKGNTTHDAIAIGNGDFIHAPQPGQNVKITNIKWYTPSFAVRILTDDIDYPHPAIDESIATVAYIPGYGVFGFRSNGENIPDSNLNLKHGTQWKTFGSKMINGEEMFSIGTDYYLPRRYTNLDASVITINYIPDYGIKSYRKDGSWTGKYLSTGTSFQTFGFEIINDKIMYLVGSNEYVPKQYTQFGNGK; from the coding sequence ATGAAAAGAATCGGAAAACTCACTATATTCTCACTTGTTATTATTTCTAGTTTCTTTTTTTATACAAATGAAGTTAAAGCAACTGGAAATCGAGATGATATTGTTCGTACTGCAAAAAATTATTTAGGTGTTCCTTATGTCACTGGAGGAACAACTCCTAGTGGGTTTGATTGCTCTGGCTTAGTACAGTACGTCTTTAAACTAAATGGTTATAATCTACCTCGCGTAACTACTCAACAAGAGAATGCAGGAATAATAATTCCCGTTTCAGAAGCTAAACCTGGTGACTTATATTTTTTTGGAAATAAGGGTAATACAACTCACGATGCTATAGCAATAGGAAATGGTGATTTTATTCATGCACCGCAACCTGGACAGAATGTGAAAATAACTAATATAAAATGGTATACACCAAGTTTTGCAGTAAGAATCCTAACAGATGATATCGACTATCCTCACCCTGCTATTGATGAATCTATCGCAACTGTTGCATATATTCCGGGTTATGGTGTTTTTGGATTCCGAAGTAATGGAGAAAATATTCCTGATTCAAATTTAAACTTAAAGCATGGGACTCAGTGGAAAACGTTTGGCTCAAAAATGATTAATGGAGAAGAAATGTTTTCAATTGGGACAGATTATTATTTACCAAGGAGATATACTAATTTAGATGCATCCGTTATTACCATCAACTATATTCCAGATTATGGTATCAAGTCCTATAGGAAAGACGGCTCTTGGACTGGAAAATATTTATCAACTGGTACTAGTTTCCAAACTTTTGGTTTTGAAATAATCAATGATAAAATTATGTATCTAGTTGGTTCAAATGAATATGTGCCAAAACAATATACACAGTTTGGTAATGGAAAGTAG
- a CDS encoding MurR/RpiR family transcriptional regulator, with translation MIGENVQGRIRSIINELSNSERKIGELILEIPSEAINMTAIELSTRAGTSPATVIRFCKSIDIPSFTQLKVKLAAEIESPVPEGYSDITANEPVHEIKSKLLGNAYQSMKETIEQLNDQRVEEVVEVLLEAPIIYVYGIGASHLVAEDIAQKWNRIGKPTICASDPHILISILVAAPKEAVFIGISNSGETKEVLKLVEVAKSQGIKSIGLTQFGTNPVASKVDYSIQTVRSNEAELRSAATSSLHTQFIAVDVIFYTYASKQYDQNIAMIHDSKAEIKKYMR, from the coding sequence ATGATTGGCGAAAATGTACAAGGTCGAATTCGAAGCATTATTAATGAGTTGTCAAATTCTGAAAGGAAAATTGGGGAACTAATTTTAGAGATTCCTTCTGAAGCTATTAATATGACGGCTATAGAGTTGTCTACTCGCGCGGGAACAAGTCCTGCTACGGTTATTCGCTTTTGTAAAAGTATTGATATTCCAAGTTTTACACAATTGAAAGTCAAATTAGCAGCAGAAATTGAAAGCCCAGTCCCAGAAGGATACTCAGATATTACTGCTAATGAACCTGTTCATGAAATTAAGTCGAAGCTATTGGGAAATGCTTATCAGTCAATGAAGGAGACTATAGAGCAATTAAATGACCAACGTGTCGAAGAAGTTGTCGAAGTTCTTTTAGAAGCACCTATTATTTATGTGTATGGAATCGGTGCCTCACATTTAGTCGCTGAGGATATTGCGCAAAAATGGAATCGTATTGGTAAGCCAACAATCTGTGCATCTGATCCACATATCTTAATTTCAATTTTAGTAGCTGCTCCAAAAGAAGCTGTTTTTATCGGGATTTCTAACTCTGGGGAAACGAAAGAAGTCTTAAAACTCGTTGAAGTTGCCAAGAGCCAAGGAATCAAATCAATTGGTTTAACTCAATTTGGTACGAATCCAGTTGCTAGCAAAGTAGATTATTCAATTCAAACAGTTCGATCAAACGAAGCTGAATTAAGAAGTGCTGCAACAAGTTCATTACACACGCAGTTTATTGCAGTAGACGTAATTTTTTATACCTATGCTTCTAAGCAATATGATCAAAATATTGCTATGATTCATGATTCAAAAGCAGAAATAAAAAAATATATGCGTTAA
- a CDS encoding ABC transporter ATP-binding protein: MAEFKRITRFFWDYLGQFKWKLSVIILAIIGSTYLQVKAPKYIGEAIQELANYATRYFTTGVDDKTDFIHIIWLLVMFYVLLAVGTFIQSILMTGVAGKSTNNMRLDLFKRMENLSIRFFDSHRDGEMLSRFTSDLDNISNTLNQALTQVLSNLALMIGVVIMMFQQNVMLSWITLAASPVAVIAATLVIRKARKYVNMQQDYIGDLNGYIDEKISGQKIVITNGLEEETIEGFIEHNEAVKKVSYKGQVYSGLLFPMMQGISLFNTAIVIFFGGYMALNGQIERSVALGLIVMFVQYSQQFYMPLTQISSQYSMLQLAITGARRVSEIFEEKPETERPDVKLIDGVHEEVRLDHVDFSYVPDKPILKDVNITAKKGQMVALVGPTGSGKTTIMNLLNRFYNVDSGGIYIDGVDIRDIQLASLRKQVGIVLQDSVLFSGTIRDNIVFGKPEATDAEVEDAAKQAHIHEFIMGLEKGYQTEISDEHSVFSVGQKQLISIARTIITDPSLLILDEATSNVDTVTESKIQKAMENIIAGRTSFVIAHRLKTILNADYIVVLKEGEVIEEGTHESLLRQKGFYSELYHNQFVLE, encoded by the coding sequence ATGGCAGAATTTAAACGAATCACTCGTTTCTTTTGGGACTATCTAGGACAGTTCAAATGGAAATTAAGTGTGATTATCCTTGCAATTATCGGTTCAACCTATCTACAGGTTAAAGCACCTAAATATATAGGTGAGGCTATACAAGAGCTAGCCAATTACGCAACTCGTTATTTTACAACAGGTGTAGATGACAAAACGGATTTCATTCATATTATTTGGTTGTTAGTCATGTTTTATGTGCTATTAGCCGTTGGAACCTTTATCCAAAGTATTTTAATGACTGGAGTAGCAGGTAAATCAACGAATAATATGCGTTTAGATTTATTTAAGCGAATGGAAAATCTATCAATTCGTTTCTTTGATAGCCATCGTGATGGTGAAATGTTAAGCCGCTTTACCAGTGATTTAGATAATATTTCAAATACGTTAAATCAAGCATTAACCCAAGTTTTGTCTAATTTAGCCCTGATGATCGGGGTTGTTATTATGATGTTCCAACAAAATGTAATGTTGTCTTGGATTACTTTAGCAGCTTCACCAGTTGCAGTGATTGCAGCAACTTTAGTCATTCGTAAAGCGCGTAAATATGTCAATATGCAACAAGATTATATTGGCGATTTAAATGGCTATATTGACGAGAAAATTTCTGGTCAAAAAATTGTGATTACAAATGGTTTAGAAGAGGAAACCATTGAAGGCTTTATTGAACATAATGAAGCTGTTAAAAAAGTTTCCTATAAAGGTCAAGTTTATTCAGGTTTACTTTTCCCAATGATGCAAGGTATTTCACTATTCAACACTGCTATCGTGATTTTCTTTGGTGGTTATATGGCTTTAAACGGTCAGATTGAACGTAGTGTAGCTTTGGGGTTAATTGTGATGTTTGTCCAATATTCACAACAATTCTACATGCCTTTGACACAAATTTCATCACAATATAGTATGTTGCAATTAGCGATTACTGGTGCGCGTCGTGTGAGTGAAATTTTCGAAGAGAAACCAGAAACAGAACGTCCAGATGTTAAGTTAATAGATGGTGTTCATGAAGAAGTTCGTTTAGATCATGTTGATTTCTCATATGTTCCAGACAAACCAATTTTAAAAGATGTGAACATTACTGCTAAAAAAGGTCAAATGGTCGCTTTAGTTGGTCCAACTGGATCAGGTAAAACAACGATTATGAACTTGTTGAATCGTTTTTATAATGTAGATTCTGGTGGGATTTATATTGACGGAGTAGATATTCGAGATATCCAATTAGCATCGTTGAGAAAACAAGTTGGAATCGTATTGCAAGATTCTGTTCTATTTTCAGGAACAATTCGAGACAATATTGTCTTTGGGAAACCAGAAGCGACAGATGCAGAAGTAGAAGATGCTGCTAAGCAGGCGCATATTCATGAATTTATTATGGGATTAGAAAAAGGGTATCAAACTGAAATTAGTGATGAACACAGTGTCTTTAGTGTCGGTCAGAAACAATTGATTAGTATTGCTAGAACGATTATTACGGATCCGTCATTATTGATTTTGGATGAAGCCACAAGTAATGTTGATACGGTAACGGAAAGTAAAATTCAAAAAGCGATGGAAAACATCATTGCTGGCCGAACAAGCTTTGTAATTGCGCATCGTTTAAAAACAATTTTAAATGCTGATTATATTGTTGTCCTGAAGGAAGGCGAAGTGATTGAAGAAGGAACTCATGAATCACTACTTCGTCAAAAAGGTTTTTATTCAGAGCTGTATCATAATCAATTTGTTTTAGAATAA
- a CDS encoding DUF4064 domain-containing protein, whose amino-acid sequence MERKTEFILTLIGAILSGLFSLLMIGITFLIGIGISATSYTASDDYYYDSYNYSDSLSASEASIIIGAFAVISAIFIATAIFGFIAAFKVKKDSRGWGIAVFICGILSISTLHGILWLIAGIMMLARKAPKQEPMTSHTLKEDMEKLSSLHDQGVLSDEEYEAKKNEWLDF is encoded by the coding sequence ATGGAAAGAAAAACCGAATTTATTTTAACGTTGATTGGAGCGATTTTGAGTGGGCTCTTTTCACTTTTAATGATAGGTATAACCTTTTTGATTGGGATTGGAATTTCAGCGACTAGCTATACAGCCAGTGATGATTATTATTATGATAGCTATAATTATTCAGACAGTCTAAGTGCTAGCGAAGCGAGCATTATTATTGGAGCTTTTGCAGTTATTAGCGCAATTTTTATTGCAACAGCTATTTTTGGTTTTATTGCAGCTTTCAAAGTAAAAAAAGACAGTCGTGGATGGGGTATTGCTGTATTTATTTGTGGGATTCTATCAATTAGTACGTTACACGGTATTTTATGGTTAATTGCAGGGATTATGATGTTAGCTAGAAAAGCACCTAAACAAGAACCTATGACTTCCCATACTTTAAAAGAAGATATGGAAAAACTAAGCTCGTTACATGATCAAGGTGTATTGAGTGATGAAGAATATGAAGCTAAGAAAAATGAGTGGTTGGATTTTTAA